A window from Priestia filamentosa encodes these proteins:
- a CDS encoding DEAD/DEAH box helicase: MTLFQDFEISQPLKKAISKMGFEEATPIQAQTIPVTLEGNDVIGQAQTGTGKTAAFGIPLIEKIDVNNPRIQAIVIAPTRELAIQVSEELYKIGYYKRVQVLSVYGGQEIGRQIRALKKGPQIIVGTPGRMLDHINRKTIRLQDVQTVVLDEADEMLNMGFIEDIESILKEVPSEHQTLLFSATMPKPIQAIAERFMHEPKVIKTKSKEVTVANIEQYYIETQEQKKFDALTRLLDIQAPELAIVFGRTKRRVDELSEALQTRGYAAQGIHGDLTQGKRMKVLRQFKERSIDILVATDVAARGLDISGVSHVYNFDLPQDPESYVHRIGRTGRAGKQGKAMTFVTPREIPHLKNVEATTKRRMEPMKVPSLDDALEGQQRLIFDQITSAINEENLSSYEQMAENLLEKNDAAKVVAAALKLMTKEPDTTPVKLTSEPPLQVKKDRKKSYGKGNYSKNKRNYRNKDGRQQSSRSYDMKQRRSRTNKTRKSS; this comes from the coding sequence TTGACGTTATTCCAAGATTTTGAAATTAGTCAACCGCTGAAAAAAGCAATTAGTAAAATGGGATTTGAAGAGGCAACACCAATTCAAGCCCAAACGATTCCAGTTACACTTGAAGGTAACGATGTAATCGGTCAAGCACAAACAGGTACAGGGAAAACAGCAGCATTCGGTATTCCTCTTATTGAGAAAATTGATGTAAATAATCCTCGTATTCAAGCAATTGTTATTGCCCCAACACGCGAATTAGCTATTCAGGTTTCCGAAGAACTATATAAAATTGGATATTATAAACGTGTTCAAGTTTTATCTGTTTACGGAGGACAAGAGATTGGTCGCCAAATCCGTGCGTTGAAAAAAGGACCACAAATTATTGTTGGTACCCCAGGAAGAATGCTTGATCATATCAATCGTAAAACAATTCGTCTTCAAGACGTACAAACAGTTGTACTTGACGAAGCAGACGAAATGTTAAACATGGGCTTCATTGAAGATATCGAAAGTATCTTAAAAGAAGTACCAAGTGAACACCAAACATTACTTTTCTCAGCAACAATGCCAAAACCAATTCAAGCAATTGCAGAGCGCTTCATGCATGAGCCAAAAGTAATCAAAACAAAATCTAAAGAAGTGACAGTTGCAAATATTGAACAATACTATATTGAAACACAGGAGCAAAAGAAATTCGACGCATTAACTCGTCTTCTAGACATCCAAGCACCAGAGCTTGCAATTGTCTTTGGTCGTACAAAACGTCGTGTTGATGAGTTATCAGAAGCTCTTCAAACGCGTGGTTATGCAGCACAAGGTATTCACGGTGACCTTACACAAGGTAAACGTATGAAAGTATTGCGTCAGTTCAAAGAGCGTTCAATCGATATCCTTGTTGCAACAGATGTTGCTGCACGTGGATTAGATATTTCAGGTGTTAGTCACGTTTATAACTTTGACCTTCCACAAGATCCAGAAAGCTACGTACACCGCATCGGACGTACTGGTCGTGCAGGGAAACAAGGTAAAGCAATGACATTTGTGACGCCTCGTGAAATTCCACATCTTAAAAACGTGGAAGCAACAACAAAACGTCGTATGGAGCCAATGAAAGTTCCAAGCCTAGACGATGCTCTTGAAGGTCAACAACGTCTAATTTTTGACCAAATTACAAGTGCAATTAATGAAGAAAACCTTTCTTCTTACGAGCAAATGGCTGAGAATCTTCTAGAAAAGAATGATGCAGCGAAAGTAGTAGCAGCAGCGCTTAAGTTAATGACAAAAGAGCCTGATACAACTCCTGTTAAATTAACATCTGAGCCGCCTTTACAAGTGAAAAAAGATCGTAAAAAATCATATGGTAAAGGTAACTACTCTAAAAATAAACGCAACTATAGAAATAAAGATGGGCGTCAGCAATCTTCACGTTCATATGATATGAAGCAACGTCGTTCACGTACAAACAAAACACGTAAGTCTTCATAA
- the uvsE gene encoding UV DNA damage repair endonuclease UvsE, with protein MTKIRLGYVAMSMELVNSSPSQTMTYANFKKIGDREAAIRKLERIAISNLENCLRLLKHNLWNEVEFFRLSSRLIPLAGHEDLSDWDYMKPLKPVLSEIKSFLEEHPMRIDFHPDHFVLLNSTKPEILKNSVQTLTMHARLLKGMGIPTQHRCVLHVGGAHKNKEKALEQFIYNWALVPKSIAKMVMLENDDTTFNIEDVLYLCEKIDIPFIFDLHHHLANNEGEIWGNHWERMVGTWAHSPLPMKMHISSPRNEEQFRAHAPYVDPEMFIQFLRTINGTVDLLDCMIEAKQKDKALEKLMRDLSKYDDVQVLSKGSFEIVEKGT; from the coding sequence ATGACAAAAATACGTCTTGGATATGTTGCCATGAGTATGGAACTTGTGAATAGTTCTCCTTCTCAAACAATGACATATGCAAACTTTAAAAAAATTGGTGATCGAGAAGCTGCTATTCGGAAACTTGAGCGTATTGCAATTTCAAATCTTGAAAATTGCCTTCGTCTTTTAAAACATAATTTATGGAATGAAGTAGAATTTTTTAGATTGAGTTCTCGTCTTATTCCTCTTGCAGGACATGAGGATCTTTCCGATTGGGACTATATGAAGCCATTGAAACCCGTTTTGTCAGAAATTAAATCATTTTTAGAAGAACATCCAATGAGAATTGATTTTCATCCTGATCACTTTGTTCTTCTAAATTCCACAAAGCCTGAGATTTTGAAAAACTCTGTTCAAACACTAACAATGCATGCTCGCCTTCTGAAAGGGATGGGTATTCCAACTCAACATCGCTGTGTGCTTCATGTGGGAGGAGCACATAAAAATAAGGAGAAAGCACTTGAACAGTTTATTTATAATTGGGCTCTTGTACCAAAGTCTATTGCTAAAATGGTTATGCTTGAAAATGATGATACAACGTTCAATATAGAAGATGTTTTATATCTATGTGAAAAGATTGATATTCCTTTTATTTTTGACCTCCACCATCATTTAGCAAACAATGAGGGAGAAATATGGGGAAATCATTGGGAGAGGATGGTTGGGACATGGGCTCATTCGCCTCTTCCTATGAAAATGCATATTTCTAGTCCAAGGAATGAGGAACAATTTCGGGCGCATGCTCCATATGTGGATCCTGAGATGTTTATTCAATTTCTTCGTACTATAAATGGAACGGTCGATCTGTTAGATTGCATGATTGAGGCAAAACAGAAGGATAAAGCACTAGAGAAGCTCATGAGAGATTTAAGCAAATACGATGATGTTCAAGTTTTATCAAAAGGAAGTTTTGAAATCGTTGAAAAAGGAACCTAA
- a CDS encoding rhomboid family intramembrane serine protease: MFVRTENFREFIKLYPIVFLLILIHIVVWLLAKIPLESTQSLIYYFVGINGNISQGEWWRLITPIITHISFSHLLFNTFSLLIFAPALERILGKGKFILMYFTTGIIANVATYLLENIYYTHVGASGSIFGLFGIYLFFLLYRKDILGRDNTQVIMTMVIIALVMTFVNSNINVVAHLSGIISGFVLSLFTLQRK, encoded by the coding sequence TTGTTTGTTCGTACTGAGAATTTTAGAGAGTTCATAAAGCTCTATCCGATCGTGTTTCTACTTATTTTGATTCACATTGTTGTTTGGCTTCTTGCCAAAATCCCTTTAGAAAGCACGCAATCGCTGATCTATTATTTTGTCGGGATTAACGGGAACATTTCTCAAGGAGAATGGTGGAGACTTATTACCCCTATTATTACACATATAAGTTTTTCCCATCTTCTTTTTAACACGTTTTCTCTCTTAATTTTTGCTCCCGCCCTTGAAAGGATATTAGGAAAAGGAAAGTTTATTTTAATGTATTTCACAACAGGGATCATTGCTAATGTTGCAACATACTTACTTGAAAATATTTACTATACACATGTAGGTGCTTCTGGCTCTATTTTTGGTTTGTTCGGAATCTATCTTTTCTTTTTGCTCTATCGAAAAGATATTCTTGGGCGAGACAATACTCAGGTAATAATGACAATGGTCATTATTGCACTTGTTATGACGTTTGTAAATTCAAATATTAACGTCGTTGCCCACCTCAGTGGTATTATAAGTGGCTTCGTTCTCTCTCTTTTCACCCTTCAACGTAAATAG
- the acpS gene encoding holo-ACP synthase, giving the protein MIIGIGNDIVELVRIKRALERNDKLVKRILTSREQEKFYTLSNKRKIEFLAGRFAAKEAYAKAKGTGIGSLLSFQDIEIEYESSGRPYIQNEHEITHLAISHSEQYAIANVIIESLSR; this is encoded by the coding sequence ATGATTATCGGAATTGGAAATGATATTGTTGAGCTTGTCCGAATAAAAAGGGCATTAGAGCGCAATGACAAGCTTGTAAAGCGAATCTTAACATCTCGTGAACAAGAGAAATTTTATACGCTTTCAAACAAGAGGAAAATAGAGTTTTTAGCAGGCCGATTTGCTGCTAAGGAAGCCTATGCAAAAGCAAAAGGAACAGGCATTGGTTCATTGCTTTCTTTTCAAGATATTGAGATTGAATATGAGTCGTCTGGAAGACCTTATATTCAAAATGAACACGAAATTACACACTTGGCTATATCGCATAGTGAGCAGTATGCTATTGCAAATGTGATAATTGAAAGCCTGTCACGCTAG
- a CDS encoding LolA family protein, with protein MKRWIVKAIVFLSVLFVLAACGDKSADDVKKDLNEKMEKSTGYKATAEMMLNTGEKPQKYDVEIWHSKPDYYRVELKNAKKDQSQMILRNNEGVFVLTPALNKSFKFQSGWPQNSSQAYLYESLIKDIKGDDEAKFQVAKDGYIFTTKTNYQHQSVLPKQKIILDKKELTPKKVEIMDTDNEPVITVDFKKVEMNVKFDKDAFDTKRNMTAKKSDVPTMTSEEEPFSVKYPSYTPEGTEQEEEKTVKTMDGKRVVLTYGGEKSFTVIQEKATVAEASTTTPVNGDVVDLGFSIGALSKQSIQWTADGVEYIIASDDLSPEEFMMVASSMEKEQGK; from the coding sequence ATGAAAAGATGGATTGTTAAAGCCATTGTCTTTTTAAGTGTTTTATTTGTACTAGCAGCTTGTGGAGATAAAAGTGCAGATGATGTAAAAAAAGATTTGAATGAAAAGATGGAAAAGTCAACAGGTTATAAAGCAACAGCTGAGATGATGTTGAATACAGGAGAAAAACCACAGAAATATGATGTGGAGATTTGGCATAGCAAACCCGATTATTATAGGGTAGAGCTTAAAAATGCCAAAAAAGATCAATCTCAGATGATTTTGCGTAATAATGAAGGAGTTTTTGTGCTAACTCCTGCGCTTAATAAAAGCTTTAAATTTCAAAGTGGTTGGCCACAAAATAGCAGCCAAGCATACCTTTATGAGTCGTTAATTAAAGACATTAAAGGAGACGATGAAGCAAAATTTCAAGTAGCTAAAGATGGTTATATCTTTACCACAAAAACCAACTATCAGCACCAGTCTGTTCTTCCGAAGCAAAAAATTATTTTGGATAAAAAAGAGCTTACCCCTAAAAAAGTGGAAATTATGGATACAGATAATGAGCCTGTTATTACGGTTGACTTTAAGAAAGTAGAGATGAATGTGAAGTTTGATAAAGATGCGTTTGATACTAAGCGGAATATGACTGCTAAAAAGTCAGATGTGCCAACAATGACAAGTGAAGAAGAACCTTTCTCAGTCAAGTATCCTTCATATACACCTGAAGGTACAGAGCAAGAAGAAGAGAAAACGGTTAAAACGATGGATGGAAAACGTGTTGTACTCACATATGGTGGTGAGAAGTCCTTTACAGTGATTCAGGAGAAGGCAACAGTTGCAGAAGCTTCTACTACAACTCCTGTGAATGGAGACGTTGTTGACCTAGGTTTCTCAATTGGAGCTCTTTCAAAACAAAGTATTCAATGGACAGCAGATGGAGTGGAATACATTATTGCGTCTGATGATCTTTCTCCAGAGGAATTTATGATGGTTGCAAGCTCAATGGAAAAAGAACAAGGAAAATAA
- the alr gene encoding alanine racemase, with translation MNSFYRNTWAEIDLEAVSHNVNCLKEWLPKGKQIMAVVKANGYGHGDIEVAKEAIGAGATFLGVALLDEGIKLRANGIKVPILVLGDVPPSYVDIAAEYDISLTLHNESWLREASKYDIKKPLSLHMKIDTGMNRIGFKDKDVMERVVSKVKQSSHFVLEGLFTHFATADELHSEYYEEQSKCFVETVYYLKSKGICPPNVHCANSASTLRLPHDCFTMVRFGISMYGLSPSSEMKKVLPFTLKPVLSLYTSLIHVKSLEEGESISYGATYTTKKEEWIGTVPIGYADGWLRGLQGFTALMNGEEVQNVGRICMDQLMFRLPKDAAVGTKVTLIGHDGGKSISADDIASYLNTINYEVTCMISDRVPRVYKRADKVVKVINNVLA, from the coding sequence GTGAATTCGTTTTACCGTAACACATGGGCTGAAATTGATTTAGAAGCTGTTTCTCATAACGTAAATTGCTTAAAAGAATGGCTGCCAAAGGGTAAACAAATTATGGCTGTTGTAAAAGCAAACGGATATGGGCACGGTGATATTGAAGTAGCGAAAGAAGCAATTGGAGCAGGAGCTACGTTTTTAGGAGTAGCATTGCTTGATGAGGGAATTAAACTAAGAGCAAATGGGATTAAAGTTCCGATTTTAGTATTAGGAGACGTGCCTCCTTCATATGTTGATATTGCAGCAGAGTATGATATCTCACTTACCCTTCATAATGAAAGTTGGTTACGTGAAGCATCAAAGTATGATATAAAGAAGCCTCTTTCTCTTCATATGAAAATTGATACAGGCATGAATCGCATTGGATTTAAAGATAAAGATGTAATGGAGCGTGTTGTCTCAAAAGTTAAACAATCTTCTCATTTTGTGCTAGAGGGCCTTTTTACACATTTTGCAACAGCAGATGAGCTTCATAGTGAGTATTACGAAGAGCAAAGTAAGTGTTTCGTTGAAACTGTGTATTATCTGAAATCAAAAGGGATTTGTCCTCCTAACGTTCACTGTGCAAACAGTGCTTCAACTTTACGTTTACCACATGATTGTTTTACAATGGTACGCTTCGGGATTTCAATGTACGGTTTAAGCCCGTCATCTGAAATGAAAAAAGTATTGCCATTTACATTAAAGCCAGTTCTATCTCTCTATACATCTTTGATACACGTTAAGAGTCTAGAAGAGGGTGAAAGCATTAGCTATGGAGCAACATACACAACAAAGAAAGAAGAATGGATCGGAACTGTGCCAATTGGTTATGCAGACGGTTGGCTTCGAGGTCTTCAAGGTTTTACAGCATTAATGAACGGAGAGGAAGTACAAAATGTTGGACGCATTTGCATGGATCAACTTATGTTTAGACTTCCAAAAGATGCAGCGGTCGGCACAAAAGTCACGTTAATAGGTCATGATGGCGGGAAGTCCATTAGCGCAGATGATATTGCAAGCTATCTTAATACAATTAATTATGAAGTTACTTGTATGATTAGTGATCGCGTTCCTCGAGTATATAAGAGAGCAGATAAAGTTGTAAAAGTTATAAATAATGTGCTAGCTTAA
- a CDS encoding ribbon-helix-helix domain-containing protein yields the protein MSEASATMELLVRLPQHLVSELDAIAKQENSNRNDLINQAVKKFVDEKRNSSIRNNMRRGYMEMAKINLNIASEAFLAEHEADNTVERLVSGG from the coding sequence GTGTCTGAAGCGAGCGCAACGATGGAGCTTTTAGTTCGTTTACCACAACATTTAGTATCTGAACTAGATGCTATCGCAAAGCAGGAAAACAGTAACCGAAATGATTTGATTAATCAAGCTGTAAAGAAGTTCGTTGATGAGAAAAGAAATAGTAGCATCCGCAATAATATGCGACGGGGTTATATGGAAATGGCGAAAATTAACCTAAATATTGCGTCTGAAGCTTTCTTGGCTGAACATGAAGCGGACAACACAGTCGAACGT